From a single Collibacillus ludicampi genomic region:
- a CDS encoding helix-turn-helix transcriptional regulator, with product MKIRNHLDTFMKKRNLTLEKLAELSGVSIIALEFLYNGKNYPTTTAARKIAKALDVDIADIWPDLHTREYQTFRIHKSDRVE from the coding sequence ATGAAAATTAGAAATCATTTAGATACTTTCATGAAAAAAAGGAATCTTACGCTCGAAAAATTGGCCGAATTAAGCGGAGTATCGATAATCGCGCTTGAATTTCTTTACAATGGAAAAAATTATCCCACGACCACGGCGGCAAGAAAGATTGCCAAAGCGCTTGACGTAGATATCGCGGATATCTGGCCCGATTTACATACGCGCGAATATCAGACGTTTCGCATTCATAAGTCAGATCGTGTGGAATAA
- a CDS encoding DUF2269 family protein, giving the protein MIFYVMLALHGIAVLVKLGLLLYIPFLKNVTQVQSFLEKYRKIDRAADLFLWGTGAGMLFVTSWSLLLQTWLWLSILLYVLVFLLIKKVLIRRLQEIAASKKIYARDEIKTLRTENLCVGLVIVALLASIGTLMVTKPSF; this is encoded by the coding sequence ATGATCTTTTATGTAATGTTGGCTCTTCACGGTATCGCTGTTTTGGTTAAACTTGGACTCCTCTTGTATATTCCGTTTTTGAAAAATGTGACACAAGTGCAGTCATTCTTGGAGAAATACCGAAAGATCGACCGGGCCGCAGATCTTTTCCTTTGGGGGACAGGAGCCGGAATGCTTTTCGTCACTTCCTGGTCACTGCTTTTGCAAACCTGGCTCTGGCTATCGATCCTCTTATATGTCTTGGTATTTTTACTGATCAAGAAAGTGTTGATCCGGCGATTGCAAGAAATCGCCGCATCGAAAAAAATTTACGCGCGCGACGAGATCAAGACGTTACGCACCGAAAACTTGTGCGTCGGTCTCGTGATCGTGGCCTTATTGGCTTCGATTGGTACATTGATGGTGACCAAGCCGTCGTTTTAA
- the folD gene encoding bifunctional methylenetetrahydrofolate dehydrogenase/methenyltetrahydrofolate cyclohydrolase FolD → MEHLETTKNHAIVISGKEIAAAMREEFKREVERLRAEGIVPGLAVILVGDDPASHSYVKGKEKGANEVGIYSVVHRLPAETSQEELLAMIRTLNEDPAIHGILVQLPLPKHIDEEAVIFAIDPDKDVDGFHPINVGKMQIGTECFLPCTPHGVIHMLKRTGISIEGTHAVVVGRSNIVGKPMAQLLLNENATVTVCHSRTRDLSAITKQADLLIAAVGRPGIITKDMVKPGAVVIDVGVNRVDGKLVGDCDFAGVQEVASYITPVPGGVGPMTITMLLYNTIESAKRWAKKRG, encoded by the coding sequence ATGGAACATTTAGAAACCACGAAAAACCATGCCATTGTCATAAGCGGAAAAGAAATCGCCGCAGCTATGCGAGAAGAGTTCAAACGGGAAGTGGAACGTTTGCGCGCGGAAGGGATTGTCCCGGGGCTTGCTGTGATCCTTGTCGGGGATGATCCTGCTTCACATAGTTATGTAAAAGGCAAGGAGAAAGGCGCAAACGAAGTGGGGATATACTCTGTGGTTCACCGCTTGCCTGCTGAAACGAGCCAGGAAGAATTATTGGCAATGATCCGTACGCTGAATGAAGATCCGGCGATTCACGGAATCTTAGTCCAACTGCCTCTTCCTAAGCATATCGATGAGGAAGCAGTCATTTTCGCGATTGACCCTGACAAAGACGTGGACGGATTCCATCCGATTAACGTTGGGAAGATGCAAATCGGAACGGAATGTTTCCTTCCTTGTACACCGCATGGCGTGATTCACATGTTAAAACGTACGGGGATCTCGATCGAAGGCACTCATGCCGTCGTTGTCGGGCGGAGTAATATCGTGGGGAAACCGATGGCACAATTGTTGCTCAACGAAAATGCTACCGTGACGGTATGCCATTCGAGAACGCGTGATCTTTCGGCGATCACCAAACAGGCGGATCTTTTGATCGCGGCGGTTGGACGTCCGGGTATCATCACAAAAGATATGGTGAAACCGGGCGCCGTCGTGATCGATGTGGGGGTCAACCGAGTGGACGGCAAATTAGTGGGGGACTGCGATTTTGCAGGCGTACAAGAGGTGGCCAGTTATATTACCCCTGTTCCCGGTGGTGTCGGACCGATGACGATTACGATGCTTCTCTATAATACGATCGAGTCAGCGAAGCGATGGGCGAAGAAACGGGGCTAA
- the leuD gene encoding 3-isopropylmalate dehydratase small subunit gives MEPFVQHTGIVAPLDRVNVDTDAIIPKQFLKRIERTGFGQFLFYDWRFDQEGKPNPYFVLNQEQYKGATILLARNNFGCGSSREHAPWALLDYGFRVIIAPSFADIFYNNCFKNGILPIRLAEETVDELFRRAQEAGYQLTVNLEENKIYDNHGFACDFAVDPYRRELLLKGLDDIGITLQYEDAIKKYEESYPEVYVLTK, from the coding sequence ATGGAACCATTCGTTCAACATACAGGAATTGTCGCGCCGCTTGACCGTGTCAATGTCGATACTGACGCGATCATCCCGAAACAATTTTTAAAACGGATCGAACGAACAGGATTTGGACAGTTCCTTTTTTATGATTGGCGTTTCGATCAAGAGGGAAAGCCGAATCCGTATTTTGTCCTAAACCAAGAACAATACAAGGGGGCAACGATCCTTCTTGCACGCAATAACTTCGGTTGCGGGTCATCCCGCGAACATGCACCATGGGCTTTGCTTGATTACGGCTTTCGCGTGATCATCGCACCTTCCTTCGCTGATATTTTCTATAATAACTGTTTTAAAAATGGGATTCTGCCGATTCGCTTGGCGGAAGAAACGGTAGACGAGTTGTTCCGGCGTGCCCAAGAAGCAGGTTATCAGCTGACGGTTAATTTAGAAGAGAACAAAATATATGACAACCACGGGTTCGCCTGCGACTTTGCGGTCGATCCGTATCGACGGGAACTGTTGCTGAAAGGATTGGATGATATCGGCATCACATTGCAATATGAAGATGCGATCAAGAAATATGAAGAGTCCTATCCCGAAGTATACGTGTTAACGAAATAA
- the leuC gene encoding 3-isopropylmalate dehydratase large subunit, protein MKPQTMFEKIWNRHVVVQEEGKPSLLYIDLHLVHEVTSPQAFEGLRLAGRRVRRPDLTFATVDHNVPTTDRSLPIEDPISAKQLETLAINCEEFGIPLCDLNSPDQGIVHVIGPELGLTLPGKTIVCGDSHTSTHGAFGALAFGIGTSEVEHVLATQCLWQSKPKTLEVHVTGRLQRGVTAKDLILALIAKYGTDFATGTVIEYTGEAIRAMSMEERMTICNMSIEAGAKAGLIAPDDTTFDYLQGREYAPKGEAFDRAVEEWRLLATDEGAEYDFRVEIDASEIVPQVTWGTNPSMGVGITDRVPDPLSFASENERKAVENALKYMGLTPGTPIQEIQIDRVFIGSCTNSRIEDLRVAAKIAKGRKVAPHVRAMVVPGSQRVKRQAEQEGLDRIFIEAGFEWREAGCSMCLGMNPDILQPGERCASTSNRNFEGRQGRGGRTHLVSPAMAAAAAIAGHFVDVREWLD, encoded by the coding sequence ATGAAACCACAAACCATGTTCGAAAAAATCTGGAATCGACACGTAGTCGTGCAAGAAGAAGGAAAACCGAGTCTCTTATATATCGATTTGCACCTGGTTCATGAAGTGACTTCACCTCAAGCGTTTGAAGGATTACGTTTGGCGGGACGGCGCGTACGGAGGCCCGATCTGACGTTCGCCACCGTGGATCACAACGTGCCTACGACCGACCGTTCCTTGCCGATCGAAGATCCCATTTCCGCGAAACAATTGGAAACGTTGGCGATCAATTGTGAGGAATTTGGCATTCCTCTGTGTGATCTAAACAGTCCGGATCAGGGAATCGTCCACGTGATTGGTCCCGAATTGGGATTGACACTTCCAGGAAAAACGATCGTCTGCGGGGATAGCCACACCTCTACACACGGTGCGTTTGGCGCATTGGCATTCGGTATCGGTACGAGTGAAGTGGAACATGTGCTCGCAACGCAATGCTTGTGGCAGTCCAAACCCAAGACTCTCGAGGTGCATGTTACCGGCAGACTGCAACGCGGAGTGACGGCGAAAGATCTGATTTTGGCTCTTATCGCTAAATATGGTACCGATTTTGCAACGGGAACGGTGATCGAATACACGGGTGAAGCGATTCGTGCCATGTCGATGGAAGAGCGGATGACGATCTGTAACATGTCGATCGAAGCGGGAGCCAAAGCAGGATTAATCGCACCGGATGACACAACGTTTGACTACCTGCAAGGGCGGGAATATGCACCGAAGGGAGAAGCGTTTGATCGTGCAGTCGAAGAGTGGAGGCTGCTGGCCACAGATGAGGGAGCGGAATATGACTTCCGCGTTGAAATCGATGCTTCCGAAATCGTGCCGCAAGTCACATGGGGAACCAATCCTTCCATGGGGGTGGGTATTACCGACAGGGTGCCGGATCCGCTATCTTTCGCCTCTGAAAACGAGCGAAAAGCCGTCGAAAACGCACTCAAGTATATGGGTCTCACGCCGGGGACACCGATTCAAGAGATTCAGATCGATCGCGTGTTCATTGGCTCATGCACCAATAGCCGCATCGAAGACTTGCGTGTTGCCGCCAAGATCGCGAAAGGGCGGAAAGTGGCTCCTCACGTGAGAGCTATGGTGGTACCAGGTTCGCAAAGGGTGAAACGCCAAGCGGAACAAGAAGGCCTGGATCGTATCTTTATCGAAGCGGGCTTTGAATGGCGCGAAGCCGGCTGCAGCATGTGCCTCGGTATGAATCCTGATATTTTGCAACCGGGAGAACGTTGTGCATCCACTTCCAACCGAAACTTTGAAGGCCGACAAGGACGAGGAGGAAGAACGCATCTCGTCAGTCCTGCGATGGCCGCCGCGGCGGCGATTGCCGGGCATTTTGTCGATGTGCGCGAGTGGCTTGACTGA
- a CDS encoding LysR family transcriptional regulator, whose product MEMRLLEYAIEVYRKKSFTKAAQTLCIAQPSLSQQISKLERSLGVTLFYRGHGGVEVTPDGLRFIEQAEQIVRMRDDLIREMNERREGIGRELVIGITAITGGHVLPPLLKAYKEQYPQVQVRLVEESTATLEELTAKGLADVSILSLPLDDSRLATRVMLTEPIFVAVPRVKKDWMPTEVQRRIEFAILETDEEPISHIISLADLSNAPFILLKQGFGFRRTILELCAKHGFQPHIAYETSSIETAQSLVTYGLGVTLVPDMVRRHVHPHPLYLSLDSKPSRTLVFAYRAERYLSLAARALLDIYEKLSSGEIPVDLGTG is encoded by the coding sequence ATGGAGATGCGGTTGTTGGAGTACGCCATTGAGGTGTATCGAAAGAAAAGTTTTACGAAAGCGGCACAAACTTTGTGTATCGCCCAGCCTTCCTTATCGCAACAAATCAGCAAACTGGAACGGTCACTCGGGGTGACTTTGTTTTATCGAGGGCACGGTGGGGTGGAAGTAACTCCGGACGGCTTACGTTTTATCGAACAGGCGGAACAAATCGTACGTATGCGCGATGACCTGATCCGGGAAATGAACGAACGCAGAGAAGGGATCGGCAGGGAACTGGTAATCGGGATTACGGCGATTACAGGCGGGCACGTGTTGCCGCCTCTCCTAAAAGCCTATAAAGAACAGTATCCGCAAGTTCAAGTGCGTTTGGTGGAAGAATCGACTGCGACTCTGGAAGAATTGACCGCAAAAGGGTTGGCTGACGTGTCGATCCTGTCATTGCCGTTGGATGATTCGCGTTTGGCCACCCGGGTGATGTTGACGGAACCGATCTTCGTTGCGGTACCACGCGTGAAAAAGGATTGGATGCCCACAGAAGTGCAAAGACGCATAGAGTTCGCAATACTGGAGACCGATGAAGAACCGATTTCCCATATAATTTCCTTGGCGGATCTGTCGAACGCTCCATTTATCTTGTTGAAACAGGGATTCGGTTTTCGGCGCACCATTTTGGAACTCTGTGCGAAACATGGATTCCAACCGCATATCGCGTATGAGACCAGCAGCATTGAAACCGCACAATCGCTGGTCACATATGGTCTAGGTGTAACGCTTGTACCTGACATGGTTCGACGGCATGTCCATCCCCACCCGTTGTATCTCTCATTGGATTCGAAACCGTCGCGGACATTAGTGTTTGCTTATCGCGCAGAGAGATATCTCAGCTTGGCGGCACGAGCGCTGCTAGATATATACGAGAAACTCTCCTCCGGGGAAATACCGGTCGATCTTGGAACGGGTTAA
- a CDS encoding MaoC/PaaZ C-terminal domain-containing protein, translating to MFNRTFDLYEVGETWVSRGRTITETDIVNFAGVSGDFFSLHTDKEYAKGTPFGQRIAHGLLVLSISTGLMEFVPGIIQAFYGIDHLRFTAPTFIGDTIHVELEVLEKQERKSGGLLTVRSEVKKQTEETVIRGILKLLVKAG from the coding sequence ATGTTCAACCGAACGTTTGATCTGTACGAGGTTGGGGAAACATGGGTGAGCCGTGGAAGAACGATCACTGAAACGGATATTGTGAACTTTGCCGGTGTGAGCGGGGATTTCTTTTCGTTGCACACGGACAAGGAGTATGCGAAAGGAACACCATTTGGTCAGCGAATCGCTCATGGTCTGTTGGTTTTATCGATTTCCACCGGTTTGATGGAGTTTGTACCCGGAATCATTCAAGCGTTTTATGGAATCGATCATCTTCGTTTCACTGCGCCGACGTTTATCGGCGACACGATCCATGTGGAACTGGAAGTACTGGAAAAGCAGGAGCGTAAGTCAGGCGGATTGCTTACGGTGAGATCGGAAGTGAAGAAACAAACCGAAGAAACGGTGATTCGGGGAATTCTAAAATTGCTTGTAAAGGCAGGATGA